The genomic window GGGTAAAACTagaaaacgaagaccccatcGATTTCATTGTTTTAGCGTCAAATAAAGCGTTTTAGCGGCGGTCTTCGTTTTGTGGTTTGAGGcgggtaaaactacaaaacgaagaccccaaTTGCTCAAAGAGGGTGAAACAATATACCCGGGAAACATCATTGAATGCATGAGATGATTGAATGCATTAGATGATTTGAGTAAGAAACACTGAATTGTCCTGCTATAAAAGGCTTGGCAGTTTTTGAGACGATAAATGAGTTTTTCAACTAATGTTAGATGTTGACGCAATCTTTTCAATCTCTTTAtgttaaaaatgaacttattttgCTGTATTCTCAAGTATTCAAGgacttttttcataaaattcaagCACTGCTTCTTCAAATTCAAGGGGTTTTCAAggagaaaatcattttcaaggAGTTTTTAAGGACCTAGCAGTTTTCTAAGGAGTATTCCAGGCCCGTGCGAACCATGTATGAAAAACAACGGTGCTGCATTTCGGGTAAGGCGCTCCCTGCCATGTTCACTCTATTGCTTTATTGTTCACAAATTGCGTAGGGATTAAATGAACagcaagttttaattttttatatgaaTAAACATGATTGAAACACTGCTGATAGTTGTCCTCGATTAGGTCCAAAGGAATTTGTCGGGttttattaacatatttttaaatttattaccTCTGATTACAACTAAACTCAGGTGATAATGTTTTGCAATGTCACTCCCAGCGATTCTCTTGCTTGTCGAACATGGTATATCACTTTTTAACtggctgatttttttaatgaagcacGCGTGGCATTTTTCCACTAAACTAAATTCCAGGgatattaaaaaatgtaattgttttTGGATAtataccgtatttacccgtgtataatgcgcgcctgtgtataatacgcaccctaatttttgacctcttttttccgaaaaaaaagatttcatgacaaataccaagaattaaaacttccattttttcacttaattaacAAGAGCTGGGAATTCATCAATAatatgtttacaacaatttctaaCTAGTTGCTACTACAAATATCGAACGCACCGAGCACCTATTTACAAGCTTTTCTATTCAGTAACAgtcaaacgttttataaatgTTGTAACTTGAAGTCCTTACTAATATACCTAAATTCACAacttgaattattatcataacagCCGTTCATAAACATTATTTCTACTCACAGTACTGCTGGTAGCTTGAATATAATTACTGCATTGCAATTGCGTGatttaagtaaaatgttcagTGTCTTTAAACCGACTCACAGTCCGATTTGAATAGGTTTTCGATGACTGAATCCTCAAGTTCATCAGTGATCTTAGTTGAATTGTAAACCAGTTCATCTTGTGATCCATTCGAATTGTTTGTGATCCCACACTTCAGAGAGAGGCAGCGATCATTTCTGATGGAATGCCTTCCTACGCTTGTGAAATATACGAACAGATCAGTTCCTCCGAAGCCTTTTTTTGTCGTCCAGTAAGTTCGTGAATTCCATCAGCCATCCACTCCTTTCGGACTCCATCTCTAAATGGTTTGTTCAAAGATACATCGAGCGACTGGAGAAGGGAAGTTCGCGTTTGAAGGAAGTGTTCACAGTATCTGTCATGTGAGCTTCAAATGAGTCGTAAACAAGCAAGCTCTTTCTCCTCCCCAGGCCATCGATCCGTGCACTTTTACTTTATTTGTTGCGTTTTtaacgtatgcaaattaggacgtgcttgacaaacaatagaatccgtgtataatacgcaccgcgattttgatgcttgtttttatggaaaaaaaagtgcgcattatacacgggtaaatacggtatgttatttgccggctgggaggtccgtatggtgaaaaactgtgaccgaggtcttgaaaatgctgccctacGGccgtgaaaaactgtgaccgaggtcttgaaaatactgcccgaggccgtaggccgtagggcagcattttcaagacctcggtcacagtttttcaccatacggaccgacccttagccggtaaataacatttttttttttgaaacttgacgaaattctttccgaaagaacccgaatgatttagggctgtaaatacggcagatcttccataaactgaacagtttttgagccaGTAAATGGTAGgtaaaatagaggtgatgcaaattcaagagagatgcctcaacgaaacattttcatttccgtaacgataatttaaaaggcttccaaacaaactttgaaacattattttcacaagtatctgtcacaatctgacacctgtcaattagagagcgcgttagtaaaaaagaaaacgtaagaacatttgaaaaacaacggaactagtttggcaagattcaaaaacagtcaatgatctaacggaaagtattattcactctcatcgacgattcattcatgtacgaagatttacctctgttcattaagtaaacggcgaggaaagtaatcgtgagtaaattcaatttttttattttgaagttgtgagagtttgctcgtttgtttgctgcaatggcgtgcgtaaatctggtctttccttcacaaaaactaaattcgaatggcacactccaacgagacacaaggggatttaatgcggccttttctcaaaaaattctttcagtttctgttgtgcaatttacggtaaaatgttcaaattgaacagacttggaaagactcaccgagagcgtatatgtgttgtagaacttaaattaaaacttcgctcgctctttcaccgcgagcaaattgcttgagaaaattcaggtattaaatgaatgaaagttccatcgttcagtttaactgtaaccaaatacctcacgttttaactttctaggtactttttgtgaacgattaaaattaattgcagacgagttttaggccgcttgtcaaccaacgtaaagacactattgtttatacaaattcattctgaatccaatatttttctgtcaaccaaagtgatttgagaaaagagaggattcataagttattcatcggcttgaggtagtgaccgacgtgtttgcttaaaaatactgcccagccggaaacaCGAGATATATTTacgaaaaatggcaacgaaagtttGGATGTACTTGtcgactcacgaaagcgttaccgtggcctgtgggcagagataggaaaatactgaccaggtaaggaaccaatcagattgcaagattcgttaccgtgccctctcaaaaaaaaataaaccctcTTATGATCTGTTCGCCTCTGCTCGCAGAGCAGTAGGGAACTTAAGCACCTGACGTTTTCTACGGGACGACGGCAACCGGAAGTCAAATTTACTTCCGATCCACGTTTCCCGCCGACAGAGTCCACCGTCGCGACTCTGGGCCGACtttgttttgcttattttgaCGTCGCCTGTAAAACATGAGTTTCACTTTTATGACTTTCGTGCTTTTATATCATTGTGCCTGCGATGTTTTGCACTTAGTGACACGTTAAATATTATTCTGTCGTTTTGGCGCTTGTACGAGCGATTGTAAACTATTacaggtctttttttttaactttttaggCTCTAGCGTGAAGATGGCTACCAAAAAACAACCTGTAATGGAATGGACAGATGACCATGACATTCTTCTGTTGCGTGAAATGATTGCCAGCGAATTGTTTCAGTTCAAGAAAGGCAGTCCAGACCGTGGCAAAATCTGGGAGTCAATCCAGGAAAGATTGAACAAGCTCGATAATCCAAAATTTATGATAAAGGAGAAGAGGGGAGTCAGAGACCGATGGAATCTGCTTCAGGCCAAGTTTAAACGCACGCAACGAGAAGAGCTACAAGCCAGTGGCATTGATTGTGAGTTATCTGAGAAAGATGCCCTAATAGAAGAGTTATGTGAGAAAGAAGATAGCTTTTCCGCCAAAGACGAGAAAAAGTCAGATGATAAAGAGGCAGCTGAAGAAATCAGAAAGAAAGCCATGGAACGCATGGCCTCGAAACAAAAATCAAACGAATCTGCTGGAAGCAGCGCCAAAAAGAGCCGAAGAAGCGGAGGTGATGCGGTTgaattcttgaaagaaaaagctCAAAGTGAGTATTCCATTCGCCAACAGGAGATAGAGCTTCAAAGAAAGGAGCAGGAAGTAACGGCCAGACAACAAGAGCTACAGATTGAACTGCTACGGAAGCAAACAGAGCAGCAAGTGCAGATTTCACAGGCATTGATGACCATCATGCAAAATCTGGTTAAGAAGTAAGATCTTAGGTTAGATCATTCAAGAAAGAACACTTTAATCgtccttttgaaattttttagtttaacAGTTTATACACGTTATTTATAGTTGCTTGTGCTAGAGACAAAGCATTGTGTTTACGAAAATGGGCTGCCTGCCTCTACTGAGTTTAGTGTTGATTAacaatacagtttttttctATTATGTGCtgtaaaaacttaaaacaaactgttcattGCTTGACAGTCAGCCTTTGTGTTTTGCTGTGTTACGTTTACTCATTTGTCGTAAGTTTTAAGTATgattttggtatttttattatAAGCCACTGTCCTTTAAATCAGGAAACACTACTGATGTGTATGTTTACTTTCactgaaataaattcattcaaTACATTTGATTTATGTGAAGTAGTCCTGTAAGGAAGGAGGGTTTAGCCCAAAAAACTCTGAGGTGCTGTTTCCGTATAAGCAGGTTATTGCATCGTTAAGAATAGCACAGACTTGGTACATTTTTCCAACACTGCTCAtgccaatttttaaattctttttgaagtccaagaatttaaaatcattaaTAATATCGCCAAAGAGCCATTCGACTGTCACTCTGACAGAACTCATCTCTGCATTATATCCTTCCATCACTGGGGTTAGTATACCATGACGAAATGGTGCCTGTAGGTGCACATGTAAAGGGTAAGCAGGGTCGTCAAACACACAGATGGGCTCTCCAGTTGGGGAAAATGCATTTTGCTCAAGCTCATGAAGAAGGTTGGAGTCCACCAGCATACTAGCATCATGCTTTTTACCCTCTGCAGGCAAgaacaataataacaattatcatAACCATAagttaatgatgatgattattattccTATGGCACACCAGAACTCTATTCACAGTTGGGGTACTTGGTTGAAAATAGAGTAGGCGCCAACAGGGGTATAGGGTCACCAAATGTCACAGGACTGTCTCAGCAAGTGCATTCAGTCCTTGTTTGTTTCATGTCCCTTCTACAACAGAATCTTCCTGAGAATGTGTgccattattgttattgttattattattattattataataataataataataataatactataCAGAGGTTAACGGTGAGATGGTCAGGCAAGCTGCCTTGAGAACAAAAGGAGCAGGAGGCCCGTCTGGGGTTGACGCGAATGGCTTCAGAAGAATCCTTGCTTGCAAGTCCTTTAAACAGTCATCGACAAGGCTATGTGAGGCAATAGCCACAATGACAAGGACTCTGTGTACACAATACATTGATCCTATGACCATAGAGCCCCTGGTAGCTAACCGTCTGACTCCACTGGATAAAGGCGAAGGTGCTGTCAGACCAATAGGAGTCGGGGAAgttttaaggagaatttgtggaAAGTGTGTAATGAGTGTTGTTAAGAAAGATGTTGTCGATGCCAGCGGCTCACTCCAGCTGTGTGCTGGACAAAAGTCCGGAAGCGAGGCTGCAATACACGCTATGCATACTATATTTGAATCAGATGACACTGATGCCGTACTTCTTATCGACACCTCTAATGCATTCAACGCACTCAACAGAGCAGCTGCACTGCACAACATCCGGATTCTATGTCCTATAATAGCAATTTACGCTATTAATACCTACAGACAGCCAGCTCGGCTATTTGTCATTGGTGGTAAAGAGATCGTGTCAGCAGAAGGAACAACACAGGGCGATCCGCTTGCTATGGGTCTATATGCCTTAAGCATCCAGCCTTTAATTACGAGTCTACAAGCAGCGTCCAGTGTGAAGCAACGTTGGTTTGCAGATGATGCTAGTGGAGCTGGCTCCATTATGGAAATTAGGACGTGGTGAGATGCCCTTAGCACCCTTGGTCCGGATTTTGGTTATTTTCCGAACGACAGGAAATGCTGGATCATCGCAAAACCAGCTAAGGAAGAAAGTGTCAGAGAAGCTTTCAAGGACACGTCCATTAACGTAACAGTACAAGGGCAGAAACATCTTGGGGCGGCAATAGGATCAAGGGAGTATTTAGAGGAATACGTCAGCGAAAAGGTGACCAATTGGATCAATGACATAGCTAAGTTAGCCGAATTTGCTCTATCTCAACCACAAGCGTGCTACGCAGCCTACACCTTTGGCTTGAAACATCGGTGGACGTACTTTTTAAGAACTTTGCCGGACATTCAAGATCTGTTAGAGCCATTAGAAGATGCAATATCTCATATGCTAATTCCTGCGATTACTGAGCGCAATTGTAATCAGCTGGATAGGAATATTCTAGCGCTGCCAGTTCGCCTGGGTGGCCTGGGCCTGGGAAACCCGTCCCTTGAAGCAAGGCGCGAATATGCTTCGTCCGTCAAAGTAACAAAGCCCCTTGTTGAACAAATTGTATCTCAGTCACATCAGTTACCTGAAGATTCCCTCACAAAACTAGCACAACAGGAAGTAAGAAGTGAAAGATCAAAGGAACTCGAACACAGGGCAGAGCGTATTAAGGAGATGGCACCAAGAAAGACTCAGCGAGCATTAGAtctggcgacagaaaagggatCATCAGCATGGCTTACAGTGCTTCCCCTCCAGGATTTGGGCTTTGACCAGAATAAAAGGGAATTCCGTGATGCTGTGAAACTACGCTACGACTGGCCAGTGGAAGATATCCCCTCCACATGTGCTTGTGGGGAAGCCTTTACGGTTGATCACTCTATGATTTGCAAACTAGGAGGTTTTATTACTCAACGCCACAACGAGCTAAGAGATCTCGAAGTTGACTTTCTGAGTATGGTGTGTAGCGACGTCGAGATCGAACCAGTACTTCAAGACATCTCCGGCAAACATTTAAACAGAGGATCTAACAAAGCTCAGGATGCGAGGTTAGATATCCACGCGCGTGGTTTCTGGGAACGACATCGATCAGCATTCTTCGATGTGAGGGTCTGTCACCCTAATGCTGTATCGTATAGGGACCTAGAGCCACAACAAATTTATCGTCTCCATGAGAACGAGAAAAAGCGTCTCTACTCAGAGAGAGTCCTGGACATTGAGCATGGAACATTTACACCTTTGGTCTTTACCACGACTGGCGGAATGGGAAAGGAGTGCTTGAAGTATCATAGCCGTTTAGCACAGCTGATTGCCATCAAAAAAGGGGAGCAGTATGCCAAAACCATCTCATGGATCAGAACCAGAACCCCATTCGCACTCTTGAGATCTGCGTTGGTTTGTCTTCGAGGCTCTAGGACAAGAAGAGTGCCATGTGACATTAAGAATGTTGATATCGACGTCGAAGTTGTTGAAGGAGCCATTAAATCGGACTATTGATGTGTTTCCTTACTTCatatatatctttttatttcattattattattattattattattattattatttttagcagGACTTTTAGGACGCTAGatttttatttagagaaaagATATTGAgtattgcattttatttattactactatttaatgtttttatcgTTGTTGGTTCATGTTGAAACCGTGGCAGATTTTAAAGAGGAATTAGTGAAAAGATGTTAAATATTGGTAGTGATTactaatagtaatagtaataataattagtaGAGAAACATTTTCGTGGATTATAGTTCAAGAGATATTGAgacattatgattttttcttttctttctaacagaTGTAAAGGTacaaatttaattctttttaagtgAAGCACTGTACATAGGTCTTTTTTATGAGTATTGAATAaagatttttcttcattattattactattattattataattattattatcaaattatcatcattatcattattactattattattattattattgttattattatttttattgttattattatttttattgttataagTGGGCACTTTACAAAAGCgtgattaaacaaagaaacaaggcAACACAGACCCGCTCTCTACCAAAAAGCAACCTACTATATTGTGAAAATCTGGACCTAAAtctttgtgataaaaaaaatgtagatgACCAACATACCAACAGGGCCATACATATTCCCAATGAGCCCATTTGGTAGTGCAACGGACTGGAATTTTAACGAGCGAACACGCTTGTGACCGTTATACACAATTCTTTGCTGTTGATCGGGACGAGCGATCGGTCTCACTGTCCCATCTATGAatccaaaacaattttctaGTGGGGCGCCTTTTGCATGTATGACA from Pocillopora verrucosa isolate sample1 chromosome 8, ASM3666991v2, whole genome shotgun sequence includes these protein-coding regions:
- the LOC131785066 gene encoding caldesmon-like yields the protein MATKKQPVMEWTDDHDILLLREMIASELFQFKKGSPDRGKIWESIQERLNKLDNPKFMIKEKRGVRDRWNLLQAKFKRTQREELQASGIDCELSEKDALIEELCEKEDSFSAKDEKKSDDKEAAEEIRKKAMERMASKQKSNESAGSSAKKSRRSGGDAVEFLKEKAQSEYSIRQQEIELQRKEQEVTARQQELQIELLRKQTEQQVQISQALMTIMQNLVKK
- the LOC131785033 gene encoding uncharacterized protein; this translates as MTNFPPTRELLLAYDSKIISDEEFLVLWESYRSKNPDFLYSSYARFDLENIHETECLAEFRVQKQDIPVLANVLQLPMNIRCPQRTICDRIEGLCMLLRRFSYPCRYSDMISRFGRPVPELCMITNEVMDNIFNNHSHRISQWNDDILNPHLLQEYADVIHAKGAPLENCFGFIDGTVRPIARPDQQQRIVYNGHKRVRSLKFQSVALPNGLIGNMYGPVEGKKHDASMLVDSNLLHELEQNAFSPTGEPICVFDDPAYPLHVHLQAPFRHGILTPVMEGYNAEMSSVRVTVEWLFGDIINDFKFLDFKKNLKIGMSSVGKMYQVCAILNDAITCLYGNSTSEFFGLNPPSLQDYFT